In one Lachnospiraceae bacterium GAM79 genomic region, the following are encoded:
- a CDS encoding PspA/IM30 family protein, with protein sequence MGILKRFKDIMSANINAMLDKAEDPEKMIDQYLRDLQEDLRNVKSETATVMADETRCKRALDDCDADIAKMQSYAEKALLAGNEADAMKFLEKKNQLSTKRTSLQQSYDMAAGNAAKMKEMHDKLTKDIMDLNARKDAIKAKVQVAKTQEKMNKMMGSVTDTAGTISAFDRMEAKADAMLDKANAMAELNASGKDETDDLMSKYDAEPSSAVSDELAALKAKMGLS encoded by the coding sequence ATGGGGATTTTAAAAAGATTCAAAGACATTATGTCAGCAAACATCAACGCTATGCTTGATAAGGCAGAGGATCCGGAGAAGATGATCGACCAGTATCTCAGAGACTTACAGGAAGATCTTAGAAACGTAAAATCAGAGACAGCAACCGTTATGGCAGATGAGACCAGATGCAAACGTGCATTGGATGACTGTGATGCAGATATTGCCAAGATGCAGAGCTATGCAGAGAAGGCACTTCTTGCAGGAAACGAAGCAGATGCCATGAAGTTCTTAGAGAAGAAGAATCAGTTATCGACCAAGAGAACTTCTTTACAGCAGTCTTATGATATGGCAGCAGGAAATGCAGCTAAGATGAAAGAGATGCATGATAAGCTGACAAAGGATATCATGGATCTGAATGCAAGAAAAGATGCGATCAAGGCTAAGGTTCAGGTTGCAAAGACTCAGGAGAAGATGAATAAGATGATGGGAAGCGTAACGGATACAGCCGGAACGATCTCAGCATTTGACAGAATGGAAGCAAAGGCTGATGCAATGCTTGACAAGGCAAATGCAATGGCAGAATTAAATGCCAGCGGCAAGGATGAGACAGATGATCTGATGAGTAAATACGATGCAGAACCATCATCGGCAGTTTCAGATGAACTTGCAGCATTAAAGGCAAAGATGGGACTTTCATAG
- a CDS encoding N-acetylmuramoyl-L-alanine amidase, with protein MKKVYRTILICMMIILSAFVLVACGKKDAGKKTTTESSTEASEDVASTEDTTEATTEAQVDEEGFTIVNDKVTTTDYVNVRTAPSTDGDPAMQLADGVELDRIGYNDEWSKVSIKGETYYVYSEFVKAEGAASSGDDSSTEESTQETSNVGEGKLICIDAGHQATPNTDTEPVGPGAEDEKAKVSAGNTGVTTGTEEYELNLEVALKLQSALEARGYTVKMIRTSNDVDISNAARAELANSDKADAFIRIHANGSTDTNASGVMTVCQTKDNPYNADIYDSCKRLSADVLSGMAAATGANSEGVWETDSMSGINWCKVPVTIVEIGYMTNSEEDQKLVTSDYQNLLAKGIADGIDAYFAGE; from the coding sequence ATGAAGAAGGTTTACAGAACAATACTTATATGTATGATGATCATTCTTTCAGCATTTGTACTTGTAGCCTGTGGGAAAAAGGATGCAGGGAAAAAGACGACCACCGAGAGTTCAACAGAAGCTTCTGAAGATGTAGCATCCACAGAGGATACAACAGAAGCGACGACGGAAGCACAGGTGGATGAAGAAGGATTCACGATCGTAAATGACAAGGTGACGACGACTGATTATGTAAATGTCAGAACAGCACCATCGACAGACGGAGATCCTGCGATGCAGCTTGCAGATGGTGTAGAGCTTGACCGGATCGGTTATAACGATGAGTGGAGCAAGGTATCGATCAAGGGTGAGACCTATTATGTTTATTCGGAATTTGTAAAGGCAGAAGGAGCAGCATCCAGTGGTGATGACAGCAGCACAGAAGAATCAACACAGGAGACAAGCAATGTTGGCGAAGGCAAGCTGATCTGTATTGATGCAGGTCATCAGGCAACGCCGAATACGGATACAGAGCCGGTAGGTCCCGGTGCGGAAGATGAGAAAGCAAAAGTCTCAGCCGGTAATACAGGAGTTACAACCGGTACAGAGGAATATGAACTGAATCTTGAGGTAGCGTTAAAGCTTCAGAGTGCATTAGAGGCAAGAGGCTATACTGTGAAGATGATCCGTACATCCAATGATGTCGATATCAGTAACGCTGCAAGAGCAGAACTTGCAAACAGTGATAAGGCAGATGCATTTATAAGAATCCATGCAAATGGTTCTACAGATACAAATGCGAGCGGTGTTATGACAGTATGCCAGACTAAGGATAATCCGTATAATGCAGATATCTATGATTCCTGTAAACGGTTGTCTGCCGATGTATTAAGCGGAATGGCAGCAGCAACAGGGGCAAACAGCGAAGGTGTCTGGGAGACAGATTCCATGAGTGGAATTAACTGGTGTAAGGTTCCGGTTACGATCGTTGAGATCGGTTATATGACAAATTCAGAAGAAGACCAGAAGCTTGTAACATCAGATTATCAGAATCTGCTTGCAAAAGGAATTGCAGATGGTATAGATGCATATTTTGCAGGTGAGTGA
- a CDS encoding SPFH domain-containing protein produces MGLFSNQFANVVEWEEYRDDLLFWKWTNREIKKDSRLIIKPGQDAIFLYNGAVEGIFTESGSYTIDSDIIPFLSTLKGFKFGFNSGLRAEVLFINTKEFTCNWGTSSPIRLQAPGLPGGLPVRSNGKFSFKIDDYNVLIERIAGVKAIFTVDDVRDRIKGILDGLLIKWITKTGGDVFNLMANATDIAKGILEDLDMELIKIGLTMTDFRISEFTYPENISKRADQAAEYTMLGDMGRFQQVKMVDALANSNGKGGTNMADVASGMMGMQMGMMMANQMTGNLQNNMNGQMNQQAAPTGNGTAPKFCPNCGTPTNGAKFCGNCGTKLI; encoded by the coding sequence ATGGGATTATTTTCAAATCAGTTTGCCAATGTAGTTGAGTGGGAAGAATACAGAGATGACCTGCTCTTCTGGAAATGGACAAATCGAGAGATAAAGAAAGATTCCAGACTTATCATTAAACCGGGACAGGATGCGATCTTCCTGTATAACGGTGCGGTAGAAGGTATCTTCACAGAATCAGGAAGTTATACGATTGATTCGGATATCATTCCATTCCTTTCTACATTAAAGGGATTTAAGTTTGGTTTCAACTCAGGACTTCGGGCAGAGGTTCTGTTCATCAATACGAAAGAGTTTACCTGTAACTGGGGAACCAGTTCCCCGATCCGTTTACAGGCACCGGGACTTCCGGGCGGACTTCCTGTACGGTCAAATGGTAAATTCTCATTCAAGATCGATGATTACAATGTATTGATCGAGAGAATCGCCGGAGTAAAGGCAATCTTTACAGTGGATGATGTCAGGGATCGTATTAAGGGAATCTTAGATGGACTGTTGATCAAATGGATTACAAAGACCGGCGGTGATGTATTCAATCTGATGGCAAATGCCACCGATATTGCAAAGGGTATTTTAGAAGATCTGGATATGGAACTGATCAAGATCGGTCTGACCATGACAGATTTCAGAATCAGCGAATTTACATATCCTGAGAATATATCAAAACGTGCAGATCAGGCTGCTGAGTATACGATGCTTGGTGATATGGGCCGGTTCCAGCAGGTGAAGATGGTAGATGCACTTGCAAATTCCAATGGAAAAGGCGGAACCAATATGGCAGATGTTGCCAGTGGTATGATGGGAATGCAGATGGGTATGATGATGGCAAATCAGATGACCGGTAATCTGCAGAACAACATGAACGGACAGATGAATCAGCAGGCAGCTCCAACCGGAAACGGTACGGCTCCTAAGTTCTGCCCGAACTGCGGAACCCCTACAAATGGAGCAAAGTTCTGTGGTAACTGTGGAACAAAGCTGATATAA
- a CDS encoding gamma-glutamyl-gamma-aminobutyrate hydrolase family protein (Members of this family of hydrolases with an active site Cys residue belong to MEROPS family C26.) — protein MLHALITQREGQNMYGKSTDVLEAAYTEFYESMGIRLHPVSNFTRDFEALFEDPIDVLIVTGGGTLHPKYYVEPHKAELQPHRDAMEERLIMYCVENEIPIIGVCRGMQHLNALFGGKISYSAPFVVPRPRGVDHMAKICNSDRYIKINNFHSDCVYLENLSTMFYPLVVDEENGSVEAFVSPTMSILAFQWHPERYFESEEGRLFSRHLIQDFLGIPRDDKKPDL, from the coding sequence ATGCTTCACGCACTGATAACACAACGCGAAGGTCAGAATATGTATGGAAAATCCACGGATGTTCTGGAAGCTGCCTATACGGAATTTTATGAAAGCATGGGAATAAGACTTCATCCGGTGTCAAATTTCACCAGAGATTTTGAAGCCTTATTTGAAGATCCGATTGACGTACTGATCGTAACGGGTGGCGGTACGCTTCACCCGAAATATTATGTAGAACCGCATAAGGCAGAGCTGCAACCACATCGGGATGCGATGGAGGAACGGCTCATTATGTACTGTGTGGAGAATGAGATACCGATCATTGGAGTATGCAGAGGCATGCAGCATCTGAATGCATTATTTGGAGGAAAGATATCTTATTCTGCACCGTTTGTAGTGCCAAGACCGCGAGGTGTTGACCATATGGCAAAAATCTGTAATTCGGATCGATATATAAAGATAAATAATTTTCACAGTGATTGTGTATATCTGGAAAACCTTTCAACAATGTTTTATCCGTTGGTTGTAGATGAAGAAAATGGATCGGTTGAGGCATTTGTGTCACCAACCATGAGTATTCTTGCGTTTCAGTGGCACCCGGAGCGGTATTTTGAAAGTGAAGAAGGAAGGCTTTTCAGCAGACATCTGATCCAGGATTTCTTAGGTATTCCAAGAGATGATAAGAAACCGGATCTATAA
- a CDS encoding M18 family aminopeptidase — MEERKTEVDLISEKPEQTGLLKYMLEKGITQFHVVKHVEEYLKEYGFSELKLKDKWQLQAGADYYVRPYSSVMIAFHLPKQLQHIRIATSHTDFPMLKLKPSADMEKGGYHMLNIETYGGLLMKTWFDRPLGLAGKVVVKGSDAFHPEVRLYDSEKPVAIIPSLAPHLKRGDAETKLDPQKELIPVFGLWKKDEPHSFLDEVAEKLQIDKADILDYDLYLYNCDSCQMIGDSGVFTSPRIDNVSSVSAILESLVRTGNKWKEEKGKGTEAALADEKISEANGSDMNLDIGVFFDNEEIGSLSKQGADSGLLRMITERILKDSGESRTIQELLPEIFLISLDVAHGTHPNYQEKSDPVNRVLLGNGVVLKSSASQRYVTDSEAAAVIQVLCEDEGIPFQRTVNKTGMPGGTTLGPIVSSYLPVKAVDMGMPVLAMHSACEMAHLSDYESMKRLLIAFWLK, encoded by the coding sequence ATGGAAGAAAGAAAAACAGAAGTTGATCTCATATCAGAAAAGCCGGAACAGACAGGCTTGTTAAAATATATGTTAGAAAAAGGAATTACCCAATTCCATGTTGTAAAGCACGTAGAGGAATATTTGAAAGAATACGGATTTTCCGAGCTTAAGTTAAAGGACAAATGGCAGCTTCAGGCAGGAGCAGATTATTATGTCAGACCATACAGTTCTGTTATGATCGCATTTCATCTGCCGAAGCAGCTGCAGCATATCCGGATAGCAACCAGTCATACGGATTTTCCAATGCTGAAGTTAAAGCCGTCAGCCGATATGGAAAAAGGCGGTTATCATATGTTAAATATAGAGACGTATGGCGGACTGTTAATGAAGACATGGTTTGACCGCCCGCTGGGACTTGCCGGCAAGGTAGTGGTAAAAGGCAGCGATGCATTTCATCCAGAGGTACGATTATATGATTCCGAGAAGCCGGTTGCGATCATACCGAGTCTTGCGCCGCATCTGAAACGTGGAGACGCAGAGACAAAATTAGACCCGCAGAAAGAATTGATCCCGGTATTTGGGCTTTGGAAGAAGGATGAGCCGCATAGCTTTTTAGATGAGGTTGCAGAAAAGCTTCAGATCGATAAGGCGGACATATTAGACTATGATCTGTATTTATATAATTGCGATTCCTGCCAAATGATCGGAGACAGTGGCGTATTTACATCACCGAGAATTGATAATGTATCTTCCGTTAGTGCGATTTTGGAATCTTTGGTGCGAACCGGAAACAAGTGGAAAGAAGAAAAAGGTAAGGGAACAGAAGCTGCATTGGCAGATGAAAAAATATCGGAAGCAAATGGATCTGATATGAATCTCGACATCGGAGTATTCTTCGATAACGAGGAGATCGGAAGTTTGTCCAAACAGGGAGCAGATTCCGGACTGCTTCGGATGATAACGGAACGTATCTTAAAAGACAGCGGAGAGAGCCGTACCATACAGGAGCTGCTTCCGGAGATATTTTTGATCTCTCTTGATGTGGCACATGGAACACATCCGAATTATCAGGAGAAATCCGATCCGGTCAACCGGGTACTGCTTGGAAATGGGGTTGTCTTAAAGAGCAGCGCGTCTCAGCGATATGTGACAGACAGCGAGGCTGCTGCAGTGATTCAGGTGCTCTGTGAGGATGAAGGGATTCCGTTTCAGCGTACGGTCAATAAGACAGGAATGCCGGGTGGAACCACGCTGGGTCCGATCGTTTCATCCTATCTTCCGGTAAAGGCAGTCGATATGGGAATGCCGGTACTCGCTATGCATTCAGCATGTGAAATGGCACATTTGTCAGATTATGAGTCGATGAAACGGCTGCTTATCGCTTTTTGGTTGAAATAG
- a CDS encoding phosphoenolpyruvate-protein kinase (PTS EI subunit in bacteria), with protein sequence MVLTKADTLDYLKNRITKSRIEDLMIVTGEMYGENRKQILADIQSQFKGQTIVVRSSCSNEDSSETSNAGHYDSILDVDADDRDAVCHAVETVFDSYKKDLPDIRNEQVLIQTQTKSIISSGVIFSREIKSGRLYYAISYDEDSTDAVTSGSGGKTIYIARTAESSSLPERWGVLITAMRELEDIFPEYPLDVEFAVGADLTVTIFQVRPLAACIKKLEKPSDYKEGRAKNDRIFGELINKTKQQYQKLSDLLYEKQAILSDMAFWNPAEIIGVNPHPLDFSLYREIITKAAWNQGLTTIGYRVVDGDLMYKVGNKPYISLRKSFLCLMPADLDEDMVKKLLAFYDRKILSDITAHDKIEFEIVFSNYDFSTEDRLQELLEYEFTKGEIQDLSNSLFRLTDRAICNFRQNRMQDIRSLNGLKVHRENIRNNWLMAAKDVNTSIRYFIELIESIKQYGTPKFARQARLAFISKALCRSLSAKGYFTSREIDDFMMSIYTVASEYDSDFQDFAEERITRAAFDEKYGHLRSGTYDITCETYEERDFDSSKASETAKKQRQRIERLKHTPLDPEKVEQALSDIGFGVDAKKFVEFLKDSMEEREYFKFEFTKSLSLAIDILINIGEMLNFSKEDMAYLTVDDIIAVYHKPETEIRRIWEQVIAENRKAYTDASDMILPDVICNKQQLEYIEMVEARPNFITSEIVAGAVVVLEDEESKREDAGAVDVVDKIVVIPKADPGYDWIFAKGIRGFITKYGGVASHMAIRCAEFNIPAAIGCGDVIYNYVTGLDKLTLDCKNGKILKEE encoded by the coding sequence ATGGTTTTGACAAAAGCAGATACATTAGATTATTTGAAAAACAGAATAACAAAATCGAGAATAGAAGACCTTATGATCGTAACCGGGGAAATGTATGGTGAGAACCGGAAACAGATCCTTGCAGATATTCAGTCGCAATTTAAAGGACAGACAATCGTTGTTCGAAGCTCCTGTTCCAATGAAGATTCCTCCGAGACATCAAATGCGGGTCATTATGACAGTATATTGGATGTCGACGCTGATGATCGCGATGCTGTATGTCATGCGGTTGAGACAGTATTTGATTCTTATAAAAAAGATCTGCCAGATATCAGGAATGAACAGGTGTTGATCCAGACGCAGACGAAATCTATCATCAGCAGCGGAGTTATCTTCTCCAGAGAGATCAAATCAGGAAGATTGTATTATGCAATCTCATATGATGAAGATTCGACCGATGCGGTAACCAGTGGAAGCGGAGGAAAGACGATCTATATTGCAAGGACAGCAGAGAGTTCATCTCTCCCGGAGCGCTGGGGTGTTCTGATCACAGCTATGAGGGAATTAGAAGACATCTTTCCGGAGTATCCACTCGATGTGGAATTTGCAGTTGGAGCAGATCTGACAGTTACGATCTTTCAGGTGCGTCCGCTTGCGGCCTGTATTAAGAAACTGGAGAAGCCGTCTGACTACAAAGAAGGCAGAGCAAAGAATGATCGTATATTTGGAGAATTGATAAACAAGACAAAACAGCAGTATCAAAAACTCAGTGATCTGTTGTATGAGAAACAGGCAATTTTATCCGATATGGCATTCTGGAATCCGGCTGAGATCATAGGAGTGAATCCGCATCCGCTTGATTTCTCCCTTTACAGAGAGATCATAACGAAGGCTGCCTGGAATCAGGGACTTACCACGATCGGATATCGTGTGGTAGACGGAGATCTGATGTACAAGGTCGGAAATAAACCATATATATCATTGCGGAAGTCATTTCTGTGTCTGATGCCTGCGGATTTAGATGAGGACATGGTGAAAAAACTTTTGGCATTTTATGACCGGAAGATATTATCGGATATAACGGCACATGATAAAATAGAATTTGAAATCGTATTTTCCAATTATGATTTTTCAACGGAGGATCGGTTGCAGGAATTATTAGAATATGAATTCACGAAAGGCGAGATTCAGGATTTGTCAAATAGCCTGTTCCGTCTGACGGATCGTGCAATCTGTAATTTCAGGCAGAACCGGATGCAGGATATCCGTTCCTTAAACGGACTGAAGGTGCATCGGGAAAATATCAGGAATAACTGGCTGATGGCAGCAAAGGATGTGAATACTTCCATCCGTTATTTTATAGAATTGATCGAGAGTATCAAACAGTACGGAACACCGAAATTTGCAAGACAGGCAAGACTTGCATTTATCTCAAAGGCTCTTTGCAGGTCGCTTAGTGCAAAGGGATATTTTACGAGCCGTGAGATTGATGACTTTATGATGTCAATCTACACAGTAGCATCGGAGTACGATTCGGATTTTCAGGATTTTGCAGAAGAACGGATTACCAGAGCTGCATTTGATGAGAAATACGGGCATCTTCGTTCCGGCACTTACGATATCACTTGTGAGACATATGAGGAACGGGATTTTGACAGCTCCAAGGCAAGCGAGACAGCAAAGAAGCAGAGACAGAGAATTGAGCGGTTAAAGCATACGCCATTAGATCCGGAGAAAGTAGAACAGGCACTTTCCGATATCGGCTTTGGTGTTGATGCAAAGAAATTTGTGGAATTCTTAAAGGATTCCATGGAAGAACGGGAATATTTTAAATTTGAATTTACGAAATCCTTAAGTCTGGCGATCGATATTCTGATCAATATTGGAGAAATGTTGAATTTTTCAAAAGAAGATATGGCATATCTCACAGTAGATGATATAATTGCAGTGTATCATAAACCAGAAACGGAGATCCGAAGGATATGGGAACAGGTGATCGCAGAGAACCGAAAGGCATATACAGATGCTTCCGATATGATTCTGCCGGATGTGATCTGCAATAAGCAGCAGTTAGAATATATCGAGATGGTAGAGGCTAGACCGAATTTCATCACTTCGGAGATTGTTGCCGGAGCAGTTGTCGTATTGGAGGATGAGGAATCAAAGCGCGAGGATGCCGGAGCGGTTGATGTTGTAGATAAGATTGTAGTGATCCCGAAAGCAGATCCCGGATATGACTGGATATTTGCAAAAGGAATCCGGGGCTTTATTACGAAGTATGGTGGTGTCGCATCGCATATGGCAATCCGATGTGCGGAATTCAATATTCCGGCGGCTATTGGATGTGGCGACGTTATTTATAATTATGTAACAGGACTTGACAAACTGACACTTGATTGTAAAAATGGAAAGATACTGAAGGAGGAATAG
- a CDS encoding nitroreductase family protein, translating to MEALECIKTRRSVRKFKEDIIPDEVIRELVELASYSPSWKNTQTIRYISVSDPEKIKKIAEEGVMGFALNEKTVSRAHQLMVVTQKNGICGYERDGSFSTSKGAGWEMFDAGIAAQTFCLAAHEKGIGTVILGVFDDKKVGEIVGVPEGQTVATVIAMGYPVFAPEMPPRKSVDDLLTIQ from the coding sequence ATGGAAGCATTAGAATGTATTAAGACAAGAAGATCGGTAAGAAAATTCAAAGAGGATATCATTCCGGATGAAGTGATCCGTGAGTTAGTAGAACTCGCATCCTATTCACCATCCTGGAAGAATACACAGACAATTCGTTACATCAGTGTTTCTGATCCGGAGAAGATCAAGAAGATCGCAGAAGAGGGTGTAATGGGATTCGCATTAAATGAGAAGACAGTTTCCAGAGCACATCAGTTGATGGTTGTAACACAGAAGAACGGTATCTGTGGATATGAGAGAGATGGAAGCTTCAGTACAAGCAAGGGTGCCGGGTGGGAGATGTTCGATGCCGGTATCGCAGCCCAGACATTCTGTCTTGCAGCACATGAGAAGGGAATCGGAACGGTTATCCTTGGAGTATTTGATGATAAGAAAGTTGGAGAGATCGTAGGTGTGCCGGAAGGACAGACAGTTGCCACTGTTATCGCAATGGGATATCCGGTATTTGCACCGGAGATGCCGCCAAGAAAATCAGTTGACGATCTATTAACGATCCAATAA